From the Rhodanobacter soli genome, one window contains:
- a CDS encoding M1 family metallopeptidase — protein sequence MRRIVRKWGCLCAMAAFWPWLAMAQQAAPAAAASVPASAASVALPDIPFAAADAAAVAVPSAANAWGGERSGNEPTLSDRVVSYRIDAELDVAKHTVSGKQHMTWRNRSDRPVSKVYFHLYLNAFQNEGSTWFTERKVLTAHGRSRGAAALKKGEWGWIELKQVKQGDAALKWQFVQPDGGPATDQTVVRIDLAEPVPAGGTLALDIDFLSQLPRVVERTGWFGDFNLVAQWFPKIGVLELPGERGATTPRWNVHEFHFNSEFYADFGLYDVRLTVPADYTVGAVGKLQGPPETANGKSTYHFVQGDVHDFAWVAAKGYKTLDGSWQGPGSPKVDVRVIYPDEYVASAAPVLKATTDSLTYFSNSLGAYPYETVTAVVPPYNASEAGGMEYPTFFTAEGYAKVEPGTLTQYAIDFVTIHEFGHGYFYGLLASNEFEEPMLDEGMNEYWDGRMTRDSGEKIVLASGWMKRLGITPAMTGFEAERLGAGLHQPPDPLGANAWDRLSSSSYGTVYSRTATAMHDLEERLGKPVLERAMHEYYRRWRFRHPSSADLRATLAEVSGNPKAVNEIFDQYVYGTAQIDDRVASIDTAEVLPLAGSTLKDGRRSELDSDALDKRVDKQREDWDKAHPKAKPGSGPFPWHSTVTVRRDGVPVPQLLRVKFADGSSEDVHWNDDRRWARFDFTKPSKVVSATLDPEQKIYLDANKLNDSRTTKADGSASRRWSADAASLLQVFYALVGSL from the coding sequence ATGCGGCGAATCGTACGCAAGTGGGGATGTCTGTGCGCCATGGCCGCGTTCTGGCCCTGGCTGGCGATGGCGCAGCAGGCCGCTCCGGCGGCGGCAGCCTCGGTGCCGGCCAGCGCTGCCAGCGTGGCGCTCCCCGACATTCCCTTCGCGGCCGCCGATGCCGCCGCGGTCGCCGTGCCCAGCGCCGCGAATGCATGGGGCGGCGAGCGCAGCGGCAACGAGCCGACCCTGTCCGATCGCGTGGTGAGCTATCGCATCGACGCCGAACTGGACGTGGCGAAACACACGGTAAGCGGCAAGCAGCACATGACCTGGCGCAACCGCAGCGATCGCCCGGTAAGCAAGGTCTACTTCCATCTGTACCTCAACGCGTTCCAGAACGAGGGCAGCACCTGGTTCACCGAGCGCAAGGTGCTGACCGCGCACGGTCGGTCGCGCGGCGCGGCGGCCTTGAAGAAAGGCGAGTGGGGCTGGATCGAGCTGAAGCAGGTGAAGCAGGGCGACGCCGCGTTGAAGTGGCAGTTCGTGCAGCCCGACGGCGGCCCGGCCACCGACCAGACCGTGGTGCGCATCGACTTGGCCGAACCGGTGCCGGCCGGCGGCACGCTGGCGCTGGATATCGACTTCCTCAGTCAGCTGCCACGGGTGGTCGAACGCACCGGCTGGTTCGGCGACTTCAACCTGGTGGCGCAGTGGTTCCCCAAGATCGGCGTGCTGGAACTGCCCGGCGAGCGCGGTGCCACCACGCCGCGCTGGAACGTGCACGAGTTCCATTTCAACAGCGAGTTCTACGCCGACTTCGGCCTGTACGACGTGCGCCTCACCGTGCCCGCCGACTACACCGTGGGCGCCGTCGGCAAGCTGCAAGGCCCGCCCGAGACGGCGAACGGCAAGAGCACGTACCACTTCGTGCAGGGCGACGTGCACGATTTCGCCTGGGTCGCGGCCAAGGGCTACAAGACGCTGGACGGCAGCTGGCAGGGGCCGGGCAGCCCGAAGGTCGACGTGCGGGTGATCTATCCCGACGAATACGTGGCCAGCGCCGCGCCGGTGCTCAAGGCCACCACCGACTCGCTGACCTACTTCTCGAATTCGCTGGGCGCCTACCCGTACGAGACGGTGACGGCGGTGGTGCCGCCGTACAACGCGTCGGAGGCGGGCGGCATGGAGTACCCGACGTTCTTCACCGCCGAGGGTTATGCCAAGGTCGAGCCGGGCACGCTCACGCAGTACGCGATCGATTTCGTCACCATCCACGAATTCGGCCACGGCTATTTCTACGGCCTGCTCGCCTCGAACGAGTTCGAGGAGCCGATGCTCGACGAGGGCATGAACGAGTATTGGGACGGCCGCATGACGCGCGACAGCGGCGAGAAGATCGTGCTGGCGTCGGGCTGGATGAAGCGCCTCGGCATCACGCCGGCGATGACCGGTTTCGAAGCGGAGCGGCTCGGCGCCGGCCTGCATCAGCCGCCCGACCCGCTGGGCGCGAATGCGTGGGACCGCCTGTCCAGCAGCAGCTATGGCACCGTGTATTCGCGCACCGCCACCGCCATGCACGACCTGGAGGAGCGTTTGGGCAAGCCGGTGCTGGAACGTGCAATGCACGAGTACTACCGGCGCTGGCGTTTCCGTCATCCGTCGTCGGCCGACCTGCGCGCCACCCTGGCCGAGGTCTCCGGCAACCCGAAGGCGGTCAACGAGATCTTCGACCAGTACGTCTACGGCACCGCGCAGATCGACGACCGGGTTGCCAGCATCGACACCGCCGAAGTGCTGCCGCTGGCCGGCAGTACGCTGAAGGACGGCAGGCGCAGCGAGCTCGACAGCGACGCTCTCGACAAGCGGGTCGACAAACAGCGCGAGGACTGGGACAAGGCCCATCCGAAGGCGAAGCCGGGCAGCGGGCCGTTCCCGTGGCACAGCACGGTCACCGTGCGCCGCGATGGTGTGCCGGTACCGCAGCTGCTGCGGGTGAAGTTCGCCGACGGCAGCAGCGAGGACGTGCACTGGAACGATGACCGCCGCTGGGCCCGCTTCGATTTCACCAAGCCGTCCAAGGTGGTCTCGGCCACGCTCGATCCCGAGCAGAAGATCTACCTGGATGCGAACAAGCTCAACGACAGCCGGACGACCAAGGCCGACGGCAGCGCCTCGCGCCGCTGGAGCGCGGATGCCGCGTCCTTGTTGCAGGTCTTCTATGCCTTGGTGGGGTCGCTGTGA
- a CDS encoding response regulator, whose product MRILLAEDDASIAEGICASLRHGGHAVDHAARGNLADTALRDHDYDLLVLDLGLPSLDGSEVLRRLRRRGTGMPVLVVTARDGLAERIRLLDLGADDYLVKPFALAEFEARVRALLRRASSQGRPELQLGRLRLDLPGHRAWIDQAPLELTAREFGLLEALALRVDRVTSRAQLIAALCDWDQELTDNGLDIAIHRLRRKLHGSGTGVRTIRGLGYLLEETDETGNGHA is encoded by the coding sequence ATGCGTATTCTGCTGGCCGAGGACGATGCCTCCATCGCCGAGGGTATCTGCGCGTCACTGCGACACGGTGGTCACGCGGTGGACCATGCCGCCAGGGGCAACCTGGCCGACACGGCGCTGCGCGATCACGACTACGACCTGCTGGTGCTGGACCTGGGCCTGCCCTCGCTCGATGGCAGCGAAGTGTTGCGCCGCCTGCGCCGCCGCGGCACGGGCATGCCGGTGCTGGTGGTGACGGCGCGTGACGGCCTGGCCGAGCGCATCCGCCTGCTCGACCTGGGCGCCGACGATTACCTGGTGAAACCCTTCGCGCTGGCCGAATTCGAGGCGCGCGTGCGGGCACTGCTGCGTCGGGCCAGCAGCCAGGGCCGGCCGGAGTTGCAATTGGGCCGGTTGCGGCTGGATCTGCCCGGGCATCGCGCATGGATCGACCAGGCACCGCTGGAATTGACCGCACGCGAGTTCGGATTGCTGGAAGCGCTGGCCCTGCGCGTGGACCGCGTCACCAGCCGCGCCCAGCTGATCGCGGCATTGTGTGACTGGGACCAGGAGCTGACCGACAACGGGCTGGACATCGCGATCCATCGCCTGCGCCGCAAGCTGCACGGCAGCGGCACCGGCGTGCGCACGATCCGCGGGCTGGGCTACCTGCTGGAAGAAACGGACGAAACCGGGAACGGCCACGCATGA
- a CDS encoding sensor histidine kinase, whose amino-acid sequence MNPPRAHSLRPSLRRRLLLVLLVPVGVLLLLDAMLTYGVALTYANRVHDRDLSDDALTLATMLGNDQLDGELTPQARFLLEYDPDGHSYFAVSSARHGLLASNGQLPQPARVPAIGARPALYDAQLAKHALRAATVHIALRSDPGDSLVVTVAETLRDRHQQAREILLLAIVMQALLIVGVLSLVWFGVGRGLRVLDPLTARLAARTDELTPIDGPDVPLEIRPLTQTIDALFGRLRGMLALHDRFIADAAHQLRTPLTGLSLHVEHAMANPQPETVADALVHIRRLVQRAARTSAQLLALTRAQAPSLETGERTLLDLSRFIPEAVSERVHEAIRAGVDLGYDGTAQALSVLGDAASLQDLLDNLIDNAVRYAGRGSTVTVRLAARADGGASLSVEDNGPGVPPELLPRLSERFFRAANHNEEGSGLGLAIVQRIAERHHANVIYRPGEARGLCVEVRFPAPSSTGRPLPVSG is encoded by the coding sequence ATGAACCCGCCGCGCGCGCATTCGCTGCGCCCCAGCCTGCGCCGGCGCCTGCTGCTGGTCCTGCTGGTCCCGGTGGGCGTGCTGCTGCTGCTGGACGCGATGCTGACCTATGGCGTGGCGCTGACCTATGCCAACCGGGTGCACGACCGCGACCTCAGCGACGATGCCCTGACCCTGGCGACGATGCTCGGCAACGACCAGCTCGACGGCGAGCTGACCCCGCAGGCGCGCTTCCTGCTCGAGTACGACCCGGACGGCCACAGCTACTTCGCCGTGAGCAGCGCCAGGCACGGCCTGCTGGCCAGCAACGGGCAACTGCCGCAGCCGGCGCGGGTGCCGGCGATCGGCGCGCGCCCGGCGCTGTACGACGCGCAACTGGCGAAGCACGCCCTGCGCGCCGCCACGGTGCATATCGCCTTGCGCAGCGACCCCGGCGACAGCCTGGTCGTCACCGTCGCCGAAACCCTGCGCGACCGGCACCAGCAGGCGCGGGAAATTCTGCTGCTGGCGATCGTGATGCAGGCATTGCTGATCGTCGGCGTGCTTTCGCTGGTCTGGTTCGGCGTCGGCCGCGGCCTGCGCGTGCTCGACCCGCTGACCGCGCGGCTGGCCGCACGTACCGATGAACTGACCCCCATCGATGGCCCCGATGTACCGCTGGAGATCCGGCCGCTGACGCAGACCATCGACGCACTGTTCGGCCGCTTGCGCGGCATGCTGGCCCTGCACGACCGCTTCATCGCCGACGCCGCGCACCAGCTGCGCACGCCGCTCACCGGGCTGAGCCTGCACGTCGAGCACGCCATGGCCAACCCGCAGCCGGAGACGGTGGCCGATGCCCTCGTCCACATCCGGCGGCTGGTGCAGCGCGCCGCGCGTACTTCCGCGCAGTTGCTGGCGCTGACGCGCGCGCAGGCGCCGTCGCTGGAGACCGGGGAGCGTACGCTGCTCGACCTGAGCCGCTTCATCCCCGAAGCGGTATCGGAACGCGTCCACGAGGCGATCCGCGCCGGCGTGGACCTGGGCTACGACGGCACCGCGCAGGCACTGTCCGTACTCGGCGACGCCGCCAGCCTGCAGGATCTTCTGGACAACCTGATCGACAACGCCGTGCGTTACGCCGGCCGCGGCAGTACCGTCACCGTCAGGCTGGCGGCACGTGCCGATGGCGGCGCCAGCCTCAGCGTCGAGGACAATGGTCCCGGCGTGCCGCCCGAGTTGCTGCCGCGGTTGAGCGAGCGCTTCTTCCGGGCCGCCAACCACAACGAGGAAGGCAGCGGGCTGGGGCTGGCGATCGTCCAGCGCATCGCCGAACGGCATCACGCCAACGTGATCTACCGCCCCGGCGAGGCGCGCGGCCTGTGTGTGGAAGTGCGCTTTCCCGCGCCTTCCTCGACCGGCCGACCACTTCCCGTCTCAGGGTAA
- a CDS encoding efflux transporter outer membrane subunit gives MPLRLSKTTDDSWLRMCVFGVVLSGLAGCAAPLPRLLPPVPAQWQHAVAADPAQPTDLHGWWHAFADPDLDALVDRALANNLDVAQAVERLRAVRTLHERAHARYLPALNARTDDVIDPDASASFFVAGFDASWELGLFGRAEGTRRESQGALDAGVADLHAARVTLVAEVVREWIDLRTAQQQEQLLQRISRQRRHALELQRTRQRLQLAAPGAVDQAQAAWAQAEAALAAPRQAIDASTQHLAVLLGQNHPDPAWLQAGTPPELGAWRLDGTPAELLRTRPEIARAEADVLRTAGELALTHADLFPSIGLGASMVWATDINNNHRFSTTPNGIASVGPVIDIPLFDWGMRLAAMHAKAHELKASVLAYRQAVLQGVAEVETALGSLQQQRQREQQDTLAWQALQRADQAMQVRAGLQLGSPLDRVESQVAADQAALELADARAARSLAYVTLFKALGGAPLPMPETEPATPQASADTHGMPR, from the coding sequence GTGCCCCTTCGACTGAGCAAGACGACCGACGACAGCTGGCTGCGCATGTGCGTGTTTGGTGTCGTCCTGTCCGGCCTGGCCGGCTGTGCCGCGCCGCTGCCCAGGCTGCTGCCGCCGGTGCCAGCGCAATGGCAGCACGCGGTCGCCGCAGACCCGGCCCAGCCGACCGACCTGCACGGCTGGTGGCACGCGTTCGCCGACCCCGACCTCGACGCGCTGGTCGATCGTGCGCTGGCCAACAACCTCGACGTGGCGCAGGCGGTCGAACGGCTGCGCGCCGTGCGCACCCTGCACGAGCGTGCCCATGCCCGCTATCTGCCAGCACTGAACGCGCGCACCGACGACGTGATCGACCCGGACGCCAGCGCCTCGTTCTTCGTGGCCGGTTTCGACGCCAGCTGGGAACTGGGCCTGTTCGGCCGTGCCGAAGGCACCCGGCGCGAATCGCAGGGCGCACTGGACGCCGGCGTGGCCGATCTGCACGCCGCCCGGGTCACCCTGGTCGCCGAAGTGGTGCGCGAGTGGATCGACCTGCGCACCGCGCAGCAGCAGGAACAGTTGCTGCAGCGGATCAGCCGGCAGCGCCGGCACGCGTTGGAACTGCAGCGCACCCGACAACGCCTGCAGTTGGCGGCACCCGGCGCGGTGGATCAGGCGCAAGCCGCCTGGGCGCAGGCCGAAGCCGCCCTGGCTGCGCCACGCCAGGCGATCGACGCCAGCACGCAGCACCTGGCCGTGCTGCTCGGACAGAACCATCCCGACCCGGCGTGGCTGCAGGCGGGCACGCCGCCCGAACTGGGCGCCTGGCGGCTCGACGGCACCCCGGCCGAGCTGCTGCGCACGCGGCCCGAGATCGCCCGCGCCGAGGCGGACGTGCTGCGCACCGCCGGCGAACTGGCGCTGACCCACGCCGACCTGTTCCCCAGCATCGGCCTCGGCGCCTCGATGGTCTGGGCCACCGACATCAACAACAACCATCGCTTTTCCACCACCCCGAACGGCATCGCGTCGGTGGGTCCGGTGATCGACATCCCGCTGTTCGATTGGGGCATGCGGCTGGCCGCCATGCACGCCAAGGCCCACGAGCTGAAGGCCAGCGTGCTGGCTTACCGGCAGGCCGTGCTGCAAGGCGTGGCCGAGGTGGAAACCGCGCTGGGCAGCCTGCAGCAGCAACGCCAGCGCGAACAGCAGGACACCCTGGCGTGGCAGGCGTTGCAGCGCGCCGACCAGGCGATGCAGGTGCGGGCCGGGCTGCAGCTGGGCAGCCCGCTCGATCGCGTCGAAAGCCAGGTCGCCGCCGACCAGGCCGCGCTCGAACTGGCCGATGCCCGCGCCGCGCGCAGCCTCGCTTACGTGACGCTGTTCAAGGCGCTGGGGGGCGCACCGCTGCCCATGCCGGAAACGGAACCGGCCACGCCGCAGGCGTCCGCCGACACGCATGGAATGCCGCGCTGA
- a CDS encoding ABC transporter permease — translation MVALARKTLVYEWRRFLPAMLAVGFAGLLQLLQIALVLGIFGSTSLYITGSSADVWVGYPGTQSVSLGRTIDADVESRLLMDPAVQRVEPYLWVDGDWRGPRETGGVSVFVSGIDPAADGLMFSKALSPALRARLAEPDAIVIDRSAQDQLGVDIGQTATINGQQVRVVGISSGLRALGGVNVLCSLDTARRLDSDPTDTGPTYLVAKLRDPAQAEAVAMRLRGDTAFGPYTAWSAGDFANLSVRYWLFDTGAGAGVLFLAGIVFLVGAVITSQTLIAAVNGSVREYATLNALGVGVGALRKVVLEQAFWVGALGLLGASVLGIVLMLLARSQDVPVVLNVPAALACILLVLGLAAVSGLAAMRSLRRADPATLLR, via the coding sequence ATGGTCGCCCTCGCGCGCAAGACCCTGGTCTACGAATGGCGGCGCTTCCTGCCGGCGATGCTGGCGGTCGGCTTCGCCGGCCTGTTGCAGTTGCTGCAGATCGCGCTGGTGCTGGGCATCTTCGGCAGCACCAGTTTGTACATCACCGGCTCGTCGGCCGACGTGTGGGTGGGTTACCCGGGCACGCAGAGCGTGAGCCTGGGCCGCACGATCGACGCCGACGTGGAGTCGCGCCTGCTGATGGACCCGGCGGTGCAGCGGGTCGAGCCGTACCTGTGGGTCGACGGCGACTGGCGCGGGCCGCGCGAGACCGGCGGCGTCTCGGTGTTTGTCTCCGGCATCGACCCGGCCGCCGATGGGCTGATGTTCTCCAAGGCACTTTCGCCGGCGCTGCGCGCGCGGCTGGCCGAACCGGACGCGATCGTGATCGACCGCTCCGCGCAAGACCAGCTCGGCGTCGACATCGGCCAGACCGCCACCATCAACGGCCAGCAGGTGCGCGTGGTGGGCATCAGCAGCGGGCTGCGCGCGCTCGGCGGGGTCAACGTGCTGTGCTCGCTGGACACCGCGCGCCGGCTGGACAGCGACCCGACCGACACCGGCCCGACCTACCTGGTGGCGAAACTGCGCGACCCGGCCCAGGCCGAAGCGGTGGCCATGCGCCTGCGCGGCGACACCGCCTTCGGCCCGTACACGGCATGGAGCGCCGGCGACTTCGCCAACCTCTCGGTGCGTTACTGGCTGTTCGATACTGGCGCCGGCGCCGGCGTGCTGTTCCTGGCCGGCATCGTGTTCCTGGTCGGCGCGGTGATCACCAGCCAGACCCTGATCGCCGCGGTCAACGGCTCGGTGCGCGAATACGCCACCCTCAATGCGCTCGGCGTGGGCGTGGGCGCGCTGCGCAAGGTGGTGCTGGAGCAGGCGTTCTGGGTCGGCGCGCTGGGCCTGCTCGGCGCCAGCGTGCTCGGTATCGTGCTGATGCTGCTGGCACGCAGCCAGGATGTGCCGGTGGTTCTGAATGTTCCGGCGGCGCTGGCCTGCATCCTCCTGGTGCTCGGCCTCGCTGCCGTCTCCGGCTTGGCCGCGATGCGCAGCCTGCGCCGCGCCGACCCCGCCACCTTGCTGAGATAG
- a CDS encoding ABC transporter ATP-binding protein: MHPVPAAEPVHAPALQADNVSKAFVSGHQRTQVLDGFSLSIDAGELTLISGPSGCGKSTLLAILSGLQKVDSGRVRALGSELGQLDLRALERFRLQHTGFVFQGFNLFPALSAFEQVELPLNHMGLSRDEARRRAQQSLEEVGLAHRMRLRPSELSGGEKQRVAIARALAKQPELLFADEPTSALDAANGQIIIDILHRIAHAHGTTVLCVSHDPRLVVHADRVLAMEDGRILSDRRNHAVVTDS; the protein is encoded by the coding sequence ATGCACCCCGTCCCCGCCGCCGAACCGGTGCACGCACCTGCCCTGCAGGCCGACAACGTCAGCAAGGCGTTCGTCTCCGGCCACCAGCGCACGCAGGTGCTGGACGGCTTCTCGCTGAGTATCGACGCTGGCGAACTGACCCTGATCTCCGGCCCGTCCGGCTGCGGCAAGAGCACCCTGCTGGCGATCCTCAGCGGCCTGCAGAAGGTCGACAGCGGCCGCGTGCGGGCGCTCGGCAGCGAGCTGGGCCAGCTCGACCTGCGCGCGCTGGAACGCTTCCGCCTGCAGCACACCGGCTTCGTGTTCCAGGGCTTCAACCTGTTCCCCGCGCTCTCCGCGTTCGAGCAGGTCGAGCTGCCGCTCAACCACATGGGCCTGTCGCGCGACGAGGCACGCCGGCGCGCGCAGCAATCGCTGGAAGAGGTCGGCCTGGCGCACCGCATGCGGCTGCGCCCTTCCGAGCTGTCCGGCGGCGAGAAGCAGCGCGTGGCGATCGCCCGCGCGCTGGCCAAGCAGCCCGAGCTGCTGTTCGCCGACGAGCCGACCAGCGCACTGGACGCCGCCAACGGCCAGATCATCATCGACATCCTGCACCGGATCGCCCACGCCCACGGCACCACCGTGCTGTGCGTCAGCCACGACCCGCGCCTGGTCGTCCACGCCGACCGCGTGCTGGCGATGGAGGATGGCCGCATACTCAGCGACCGGCGCAACCACGCCGTGGTCACCGACAGCTAA
- a CDS encoding efflux RND transporter periplasmic adaptor subunit gives MKPPAFPPSWRARTTRLLRRGGLALAVASLLPACSPSGQAPADSRAGMAAAYAAVARGRIDIEGGLLNLAMPREGTLATVAVHEGDHVRQGQLLAALDTEPARLAVEAAQAQLEQAQAQLKLLGVKQAAAKQRAQRLAAAAAAGAGDGQSADDAHEAAAQIDADQQSARATLSMASQKLDEARYELKQRSLFAPFDADVVRVSAQPGAGVSPASGPLFVLLPRKPRIVRAELNDSFVGVIQPGMPAEVVADSDGGHARWNAHVLRVGQVYGPATLENDPQVRANARTVECVLAFDQPDSARIRDLRIGQRVMVRFGHATAPAAAASKD, from the coding sequence ATGAAGCCGCCAGCCTTCCCCCCGTCATGGCGCGCGCGCACCACGCGCCTGCTCCGCCGTGGCGGCCTCGCGCTGGCCGTGGCGTCGCTGCTGCCGGCCTGCTCGCCATCCGGTCAGGCGCCGGCCGACAGCCGTGCCGGGATGGCAGCAGCCTACGCGGCCGTCGCGCGCGGGCGGATCGACATCGAAGGCGGCCTGCTCAACCTGGCGATGCCGCGCGAGGGCACGCTCGCCACGGTCGCCGTGCACGAAGGCGACCACGTCAGGCAGGGCCAGTTGCTGGCGGCGCTGGACACCGAACCGGCCAGGCTCGCCGTCGAAGCGGCGCAGGCGCAACTCGAGCAGGCGCAGGCGCAGCTGAAGCTGCTCGGGGTCAAACAGGCCGCGGCGAAGCAGCGCGCCCAGCGACTGGCCGCCGCGGCCGCCGCCGGTGCCGGCGACGGCCAGAGCGCCGACGATGCGCACGAGGCGGCGGCGCAGATCGATGCCGACCAGCAGTCCGCCCGCGCGACACTGAGCATGGCCAGCCAGAAGCTGGACGAGGCCCGCTACGAGCTGAAGCAGCGCAGCCTGTTCGCCCCGTTCGACGCCGACGTGGTGCGCGTGTCGGCCCAGCCCGGCGCCGGCGTATCGCCCGCATCCGGGCCGTTGTTCGTCCTGCTGCCGCGGAAACCGCGGATCGTCCGTGCCGAGCTCAACGACAGCTTCGTCGGCGTGATCCAGCCGGGCATGCCAGCCGAGGTGGTCGCCGACAGCGATGGCGGCCATGCCCGCTGGAACGCGCACGTGCTGCGCGTCGGCCAGGTCTACGGGCCGGCCACGCTGGAGAACGACCCGCAAGTACGCGCCAATGCGCGCACAGTGGAATGCGTGCTGGCGTTCGACCAGCCCGACTCCGCCCGAATCCGCGACCTGCGCATCGGTCAGCGCGTGATGGTACGTTTCGGTCACGCCACGGCGCCGGCCGCCGCCGCGTCGAAAGACTGA
- a CDS encoding alpha/beta hydrolase: protein MIQQTDFFFEGGRSGVLLIHGLTGTPMEMKLLGKGLHRAGFTVHGMQLAGHCGDVDDLLATGWRDWYASVEQAADAMLGKVDHLFVGGLSMGALLALKLAADRPGRIAGVGVYGATFRYDGWSIPPLARLSFLLPLLKKLGIGRGRSFMEQPPYGIRDERLRAQVSTAMLSGDSAAAGLPGNPWYSLAEMYGLAASVRRQLRQVTAPCLVAHASDDDVASLKNAELVMREVNAPAELLLLDDSYHMITIDKERRTLIDRSAAFFDGIAASNGTQRAAA from the coding sequence GTGATCCAGCAGACTGACTTCTTCTTCGAGGGCGGACGCAGCGGCGTGCTGCTGATCCACGGCCTCACCGGCACGCCGATGGAAATGAAGCTGCTCGGCAAGGGCCTGCACCGCGCCGGCTTCACCGTGCACGGCATGCAGCTGGCCGGCCATTGCGGCGACGTCGACGACCTGCTCGCCACCGGCTGGCGCGACTGGTACGCCAGCGTCGAGCAGGCCGCCGACGCGATGCTCGGCAAGGTCGACCACCTGTTCGTCGGCGGCCTGTCGATGGGCGCCCTCCTGGCGCTGAAACTGGCCGCGGACCGGCCCGGTCGGATCGCCGGCGTGGGCGTGTACGGCGCCACTTTCCGCTACGACGGCTGGAGCATTCCGCCGCTGGCGCGGCTGTCGTTCCTGCTGCCGCTGCTGAAGAAACTCGGCATCGGCCGCGGCCGCAGCTTCATGGAGCAGCCGCCCTACGGCATCCGCGACGAACGCCTGCGCGCGCAGGTCAGCACGGCGATGCTCAGCGGCGACAGCGCCGCCGCCGGCCTGCCCGGCAACCCGTGGTACTCGCTGGCCGAGATGTACGGCCTGGCCGCCAGCGTGCGCCGCCAGCTGCGCCAGGTCACCGCGCCCTGCCTGGTCGCACACGCCAGCGACGACGACGTCGCCAGCCTGAAGAACGCCGAGCTGGTGATGCGCGAAGTCAATGCGCCGGCCGAACTGCTGCTGCTCGACGACAGCTACCACATGATCACCATCGACAAGGAACGGCGCACCCTGATCGATCGCTCGGCCGCGTTCTTCGACGGCATCGCCGCGTCGAACGGCACGCAGCGTGCCGCGGCCTGA
- a CDS encoding EamA family transporter, whose translation MMPAEGSISTLVAGLWLLNIVLDTGGQLAFKAAAGDEAAGDGLARWKHMASRPWLWLGIGSYVVEFLVWIAFLSLVPLSEGVLLGSINIVAIMLAGRFLFGEKLTRLRVAGILLVTLGVAIVGVSG comes from the coding sequence ATGATGCCGGCGGAGGGCTCCATCTCCACCCTCGTGGCGGGCCTGTGGCTGCTCAACATCGTGCTCGATACCGGCGGCCAGCTGGCGTTCAAGGCGGCCGCGGGCGATGAGGCGGCCGGCGATGGCCTGGCGCGCTGGAAACACATGGCATCCAGGCCATGGTTGTGGCTCGGCATCGGCAGCTACGTGGTCGAATTCCTGGTGTGGATCGCCTTCCTGTCGCTGGTCCCGCTGTCCGAAGGCGTGTTGCTGGGTTCGATCAACATCGTGGCGATCATGCTCGCCGGGCGTTTCCTGTTCGGCGAGAAGCTGACCCGGCTGCGGGTCGCCGGCATCCTGCTGGTCACGCTCGGCGTGGCGATCGTGGGAGTCAGCGGATGA
- a CDS encoding DMT family transporter: MKRFYLFGFLLLMGFDTLAQVSFKYAGTQALPVEASLAWLLRVFGQPWVYGAVIGYVGAFFTWMALLKHAPIGPAFAASHLEVVSVMLLSIWLFDEHLDLARVLGAIAIIAGIVCLGIAEGREHAPEPAVA, translated from the coding sequence ATGAAGCGCTTCTACCTGTTCGGCTTCCTGCTGCTGATGGGCTTCGACACCCTCGCGCAGGTCAGCTTCAAGTACGCTGGCACCCAGGCGCTGCCGGTGGAAGCCAGCCTGGCATGGCTGTTGCGCGTGTTCGGCCAGCCGTGGGTCTACGGCGCGGTAATCGGCTACGTCGGCGCGTTCTTCACCTGGATGGCCTTGCTGAAACACGCGCCAATCGGCCCCGCCTTCGCCGCCTCGCACCTGGAAGTGGTGTCGGTGATGCTGCTGTCGATCTGGCTGTTCGACGAGCATCTCGATCTCGCCCGCGTCCTGGGTGCCATCGCGATCATCGCCGGCATCGTCTGCCTGGGTATCGCCGAAGGCCGCGAACACGCGCCGGAACCTGCCGTAGCCTGA